The region AATTTCCTTTGTGTGCGCCTTTGTGTGCGCTGCCCTGGGAGGACTGGTATATAGTGTGCTGACCATTACGCTGCGGGCCAATCAAAACGTGACCGGCCTTGCCCTTACCACCTTTGGCGTGGGCTTTGGCAACTTTTTCGGCGGTTCCCTGGCAAAGCTGGCAGGGGGCGTGGGCCAGATTTCCGTGGCAGTGACAGGCGCTGCCTACAAGACCCCCGTTCCCGGACTGTCCAAACTGGGTGTCATTGGACAGATTTTCTTCTCCTACGGATTTCTGACCTATCTGGCAGTTGTCCTGGCTCTGGCTCTGGCGTTTTTCCTGGCTAAAACCAGGAGGGGACTGAACCTGAGGGCTGTGGGCGAGAGTCCGGCCACAGCAGATGCCGCGGGCATCAATGTAACGGCTTACAAGTACCTGGCCACCTGCCTTGGCGGAGGTATCAGCGGCCTGGGCGGGTTATACTTTGTTATGGAATACTCCGGCGGTACCTGGACCAACAACGGATTTGGCGACAGAGGCTGGCTGGCAATCGCCCTGGTTATTTTCGCCCTGTGGAAACCGGTCAATGCCATTTGGGGTTCTATCCTGTTTGGCGGCCTGTACATCCTTTACCTGTATATACCGGGCCTGGACAGGGGGGCTCAGGAGATATTCAAGGCCCTTCCCTATGTGGTCACCATTGTGGTCCTGGTTATAACCAGCCTGAGAAAGAGGAGGGAATACCAGCCGCCCCAGAGCCTGGGACTTCCGTATTTCAGGGAAGAACGGTAGGGATTTGAGAGGCAGATACAAAAGAAACATTGTGTGAGTAAACAAACAGATAAGTGAAAAACAAAAAGGACCCTCCCGCAGGCCGGATAGAATATGAATATCTAACCGGCGCGGGAGGGCCTTTTTACATGGGCAAGTTCCCTCCCTCCTGTTCGGATCCATTGGAAAGGATGCCCACCAAATGTCGGAGCGGGTTCATGCCAGGTGTCTTCTGGAAGAGGTTCCAGTAATTTTCCAGTATTTTATCGAACAAATGTTTGCAAATACATAGGTGATGTGCTATACTAGAAACTGTCAGCGCTGTGTATCAGCGCTATGCGGGAAGAACCTTTTACCAGAAACATTTCACGGCCTTCCAGGGCGGCGGGATGAATCGTATAAAGAAACCACGCATGTTTACTGCGCACTGCGCATGCTGCATTCCGCAATCATATCAGGCGTGGACTCAAACCAATCAAGATAAAAGACAAGGAGCATGTTCCATGGCAAAGCAGTACATTAAAATCCGCGGGGCGAATGAGCATAATCTGAAGGATATTTCCGTGGATATACCAAGAAATGAGCTGGTGGTCCTTACGGGACTGTCCGGTTCAGGCAAATCATCCCTGGCTTTTGACACCATTTATGCAGAAGGGCAGAGGCGTTATATGGAGTCCCTGTCTTCCTATGCCAGGCAGTTCCTGGGACAGATGGAGAAGCCGGATGTGGAGAGCATAGAGGGGCTGTCACCGGCCATTTCCATTGACCAGAAGTCCACCAACCGGAATCCCCGTTCCACTGTGGGAACGGTCACGGAAATCTACGACTACATGAGACTTTTATATGCCAGAATCGGTATACCCCACTGTCCGAAATGCGGCAAGGAGATACACAAACAGACCATTGACCAGATGGTGGACCAGATTATGTCCATGCCTGAGCGGACTAAAATCCAGCTGCTGGCCCCTGTGGTCAGAGGGCGCAAGGGCGAGCATGTGAAGGTGCTGGACCAGGCCAGAAAAAGCGGCTATGTGAGGGTCCGCATTGACGGCAGCCTCTACGAGCTCTCAGAGGAAATCAGGCTGGAGAAGAACATCAAGCACAACATTGAAATCGTGGTGGACCGTCTGATTGTGAAGGAAGGCATTGAGAAAAGGCTTACGGATTCCATAGAAACGGTCATGGCCCTGAGCGGCGGACTGATGATGGTGGATGTGAGCGGCGGCGAGCCGGTGAATTTCAGCCAGAGCTTTTCCTGTCCTGACTGCGCGGTCAGCATTGACGAGGTGGAGCCCAGGAGCTTTTCCTTCAACAATCCCTTCGGAGCCTGTCCGGAGTGTTTTGGACTGGGGTATAAGATGGAATTTGATGAGGACCTGATGATTCCCGATAAGTCGCTGTCCATAGACCAGGGCGCAATCGTGGTTATGGGATGGCAGTCCTGCGCGGACAAGGGCAGCTTTACAAGGGCAATCCTGGAGGCGCTGTCTGAAGCCTATGATTTCAGGCTGGATACGCCTTTCCAGGATTATCCCAAGGAAATCCACGACGTGCTGTTATACGGAACCGGAGGCCGGGAGGTGAAGGTCCGCTACAAGAGCCAGAGAGGCGAAGGCGTCTATGACGTGGCGTTTGAGGGACTGATTGAGAATGTAAACCGCCGGTATAAGGAGACTTTTTCCGAGACGTCCAAGGCGGAATATGAGACCTATATGCGGATTACCCCCTGCCCGGTTTGTAAGGGGCAGAGGCTTAAGAAGGAGTCCCTTGCGGTTACGGTGGGCGGAATGAACATATATGAAGCTACCAACATGTCCATTGTACGGTTTAAGGAATTTATGGACGGGCTGAAGCTGACTCCCATGCAGGAGACCATAGGCGCTTCTATTCTGAAGGAAATCAGAGCCAGGATATGCTTTCTCATTGACGTGGGACTGGATTATCTTTCCCTGTCGCGTGCCACGGGCACCTTGTCAGGCGGAGAGGCCCAGCGCATCCGTCTGGCTACCCAGATAGGCTCCGGCCTGGTGGGCGTGGCCTATATTCTGGACGAGCCCAGCATCGGACTCCATCAGCGGGATAATGACAAGCTCCTTAAGACGCTGACCCATCTCCGGGATTTGGGCAACAGCGTATTGGTGGTGGAGCATGACGAGGACACCATGCGGGCCGCGGACTGTATCGTGGACATCGGACCCGGCGCGGGAGAGCACGGCGGAAAGGTCATTGCCATGGGAACGGCCGAGGAAATCATGAAGAATCCGGATTCCATTACCGGAGCTTACTTAAGCGGGCGCCTGAAGATTCCGGTGCCTGCCGAGAGAAGGAAGCCCACGGGCTGGATTACGGTAAAGGGCGCTGCAGAGAACAATTTAAAGAACATCAACGTGGACATTCCCCTGGGAATCATGACGTGTGTGACCGGTGTATCTGGTTCCGGAAAAAGTTCCCTTGTGAACGAAATCGTTTATAAATCCCTGGCAAGGAAGTTAAACAGAGCCAGAACCATACCGGGCAGGCACAAGTGCATCGAGGGCGTGGAGCAGCTGGATAAGATTATCGACATCGACCAGTCGCCCATCGGGCGTACTCCCAGGTCCAACCCGGCTACCTACACAGGCGTATTCGACCTCATAAGGGACTTGTTCGCATCTACCCCGGACGCCAAGGCAAAGGGGTATAGCAAGGGAAGGTTCAGCTTCAACGTAAAGGGCGGACGGTGCGAAGCGTGCGGCGGAGACGGCATCATCAAGATTGAAATGCATTTCCTGCCGGATGTATATGTGCCCTGCGAGGTCTGCGGCGGCAAACGGTATAACCGTGAGACCCTGGACGTGAAGTACAAGGGAAAGAATATCTACGATGTGCTGAATATGACCGTGGAGGAAGCGCTTAAGTTCTTTGAGAATGTGCCCTCTGTCACCAGGAAGATACAGACCCTGTATGACGTGGGACTGGGGTACATCCGGCTGGGACAGCCGTCCACGGAGCTGTCCGGCGGCGAGGCCCAGAGAATCAAGCTGGCCACGGAGCTGTCCAAGAGAGGCACGGGAAAGACTATTTATATCCTGGACGAGCCCACCACAGGACTCCATTTCGCAGATGTCCATAAGCTGATTGATATACTTCACAGGCTGTCGGAGGGCGGCAATACGGTTGTGGTTATTGAGCACAATCTGGATGTAATCAAGACAGCGGATTATATCATCGACATTGGTCCGGAGGGCGGGGACAAGGGCGGAACGGTCATAGCCAAGGGAACACCGGAGGAAGTGGCCCGGTGTCCGGTGTCCTATACGGGAATGTATGTAAAGAAATATCTGAATTGACAACAGTCACGGCCGGGAGCGGCCGGAGCGCGGCGGGGATGAGGTGAATCCCCGCCCTTTTGGTAAGAGGGCGGGAAAGGAGATGTTCTATGAAACTGGAGGAATTTGACAGAGCAAAGGAAGCGGTCTTTAACCCGGTGGATATTGTCCAAAAACCGGATGGGACGGCAGGCGGCCCTGGCCCGTTTCAGGAACCGGTCTGTCAGCCAGTTTTTTTACAGCGCGGACAATCTGGATAATGACGTGTGGGAGATGCGGAGTCTGGCCAATGAGAGCCAGAGGGATGTAAAGCAGACGATACTGGATTTGGCGGTTGCACTGGGAAAGGAATTGTGATCGGAACTGCTGTGGTAAGTTGAACCGTCTGAACCGACGCATAGAATATCATCATAAAATATCATGGGTATTGAAAATCCTTTGACATTTGCGCAGGGCCTACGTTATAATGGACAGGTTAAAGAGCAGTGCTAGGAGCGGGGAGTGTTATGGATAAGGAAAAAAAACGAAGTCTTTCAGAGGTGGCAGCAGATTATGTAAGGGAACAGATTCTTCAGGGAAAGCTGGCCCAGAGAGAAAAGCTTGTTGAAAATGATATAGCGGTAAAGCTGGGAATGAGCCGGGGGCCGGTGCGGGATGCGCTGAAGCAGCTGATGTACGAGGGATTTCTGGATTATGAGACCAATAAAGGGTATTCTGTCTCCATGCTTTCGCCCAAGGACGCCTATGAGATATTCTTTCTGCGCGGCAACCTGGAGAACCTGGCCCTGGAGCGGTGCGGGGGACGTCTGCTGAGCGACAGTATTTTTCTCATGGAGGATGCGGTGCTGGCCATGAAGGAGGCTGTGGCAGAGGACGACATGGGGAAAATCATCAAGTATGATGAGATATTCCATAAACAGATTTTATTATCAGGCCAGATGGAGCGCCTGACCAGTCTGTGGGAGACACTGAGCCCCTTAAACGGAGCCATGTTCTACACCATCAAACAAATCAATGAGTATGTATCTGAAATGCAGGCGGATTTGGACCAGGAAGATATTGCTGCCCAGGCAGGACGGCGGGGAAACAACTATCTGGAGCATAAATGGCTTTTAGAAATCCTGCAGCGGGGGAACCTTGAACAGTCCAGGAGCGCAATCAATTCCCACTACATAGCCAACGGTGAGAGAATTTACCGGATTGGAATGAAGATGAAGAACCAGGAACTGTTTTATCATGTGTAATTGGGGATGCAGGAATAAAAGAATTAGAGCGGACATGGAAAAGCGGAAATGCAGGACGTGAATACGATTATATCACGTTCCGGTATTTCCGCTTTTTAAAATTATTTTTAGGGACTTATTTTTCAGTTCTTATTTTTCAGGCATGTCCTCTATCTGTCTGCAGATATACTCCATATCCTCAGTTTCGTATCTCTGGTCGCAGGTAAAGGACAGCACATGGCTGTATATGTAGGCCGCGTCGCCATGGCCTTCGGTGTCCACCATGGGGCCCTGGGGCCAATAGGTGGTGGTCTTGATGCCGCGTCCCGCCAGATAGGACTGAACCATGTCCCTGTCCTCTGCATACACGGTAAAGTGGCTGGGAACAGTGCCTTTTTTTAGAACCGGGAATATCACGGTAAGCTGGGGGTGTTCCGGCATATGATCCAGCAGATACTGATAGTTGGCGCGGCGTCTCTGTTTCAGCTGCTCAAAGTCATAGTGCCGTATGATATACTCTGAATCCCGGTCGCTTCCATAGGAATCAAAGATGCGGCGCAGCATCATCTCGGCGTCCCAGAAGGTATCATTGAACTTCTGTATGGCCTGGGGGTCGGGAGTTCCTGATTGGAGAAGCTGCTGTTTGCCTCTCATGGAAATACTGCGCATGGAAAGATGAGTCTCGTCAGGGGGCAGGACGGGAAGGGAAAAGCTACCTTTCCTTTTAATGGCAAATCCGCCGGCCGGTACTCCAATCCATTTCCGCATACTGCCCACCACGTAATCACAGTGAGGGTCAACACCGTCAGATGAGAAGAGGGAGTGGGTCGTATCCTCCACAATAATGATGCCCCGTTCAGAGCATTTCCGTATAAATTCCCTGTCGTAGCTGCAAAAGCCGTAATAGCCGCAGAGATTGACGACGCTGATGCGGTCCAGGACCCTTTCGTCGAAGATGGGTGTCAAATCCTTAGATACATCGTAGAATAAAAGTTCATAGCCGGCTTTCAGGAAAGGGGCAAGGACTGTCTCACAGGTGTAGACAGGCACATAGGCCGCCTTTCTGGTGTCGGTCAGGCAGATATCCTGTAGCGCATAGTAGTTGGCACATCTGCCGGACATGAAAAAGCGCAGGCTTCCCCCTGGAGGGCATAGGTTTTCCAGATAATGGTTTTCAGTTTCGGGCAGTGGTTCATATGTAAAAAATCCGCCAATCTGTTTCAATTTTTCTTACCTCCCAAGCATGTGCGGGCTCCATGGCGTGTGCGCCACAGAGAGACACTTAGATTTAATATAAAGACAATTATAGCATAGATTTGAAAATAAGCACAATATAAATGTTGACAAAATATTTAAAGTGTAAAATTTAAACAATGATTGTTGACAATATTGATATATTGTTTTATAATTTGTATGAAGCGAGGGAGTTTCAAATCCTAAGGCTTCTTTTTTATTATTTTGGTTTCAAAACCCCTGTGGGGGGTCGTGAAATATGTATTTTGCTTCGCTGCGTTAATGCAGCAAATACACGAGGATTGGAGAGAGAAAAATGTACAAGTATGTGTTAAAAAGACTGCTTATGCTGATTCCGGTCATCATCGGCGTGACGTTCATTGTGTTTTTCATTCTGAACCTGTCACCGGGCGACCCGGCGGCAATCATTCTGGGTGACCAGGCATCAGCCGAGGCACTGGCCATGAAGAGGAAGGAGCTGGGACTGGACGACCCTCTGCTGGTCCGTTACGGACATTACATGATTAACATGCTTCACGGCGACCTGGGTACATCCTATAAAAATAACCTGAGCGTATGGTCACAGGTCATGGAGCGGTTTCCCAACACAGCGGTGCTGGCAGTGGCAGGTATCCTGGTAGCCATTCTGATTGGAATTCCCACGGGAATCATTTCCGCCAGGAAACAGTACTCCCTGATGGATAATACAGCCATGCTGCTCTCGCTGATTGGCGTGGCCATGCCTAACTTCTGGTTCGGCCTGCTGATGGTTATTATGTTCGCATTGACCCTGGGCTGGCTGCCTTCACAGGGAATGGGGGAGGGATTCATACCTCTCATCAAAAGCCTTGTCCTTCCGGCGGTGACGCTGGGCACGGGGGCTGCAGCCATGATTACGCGTATGACACGTTCATCCATGCTGGAAGTTATCCGGCAGGATTACATAGACACTGCCAGGGCAAAGGGCGTTTCCGATAAGAAAATCACCACACGCCATATGCTTAAGAATGCCATGATTCCGATTATCACGGCAGTGGGACTTCAGTTTGGCACTCTTTTGGGAGGCGCCATGCTGACAGAGACCGTATTTTCCTGGCCGGGCCTGGGACGTCTCATGGTGGATTCCATCAAGTCAAAAGATATTCCCATGGTATTGGGGTCTGTTATCTTTCTGGCAATCATGTTTACCGTGGTCAATCTGGCGGTAGACATCATATACGCCTTTGTGGACCCGAGAATTAAATCACAATACAAGAGAAAGTAGGTGCAGTTCATGGGAAAGAAACATCTGATTGCCGCGGAAGCGGAAGGCGACCAGCGCTCCCTGTGGGGCGAGGCATGGCGCAGATTCAAAAAGAACCGGCTGGCCATGATTGGCATGTATTTTATCCTGGCACTGGTCATCATAGCAATAGCAACCATTATTATTGACGCGGTCACAGGCAAATCCGTTTACCTGAATTATGTGGTAAAGCAGGACCT is a window of Enterocloster clostridioformis DNA encoding:
- a CDS encoding ABC transporter permease, whose product is MGFLVIFIQKAIGQGIGILYGALGEMMTEKSGNLNLGIPGMMYMGGIAGLIGAFLYENGTANPSGLAGLLISFVCAFVCAALGGLVYSVLTITLRANQNVTGLALTTFGVGFGNFFGGSLAKLAGGVGQISVAVTGAAYKTPVPGLSKLGVIGQIFFSYGFLTYLAVVLALALAFFLAKTRRGLNLRAVGESPATADAAGINVTAYKYLATCLGGGISGLGGLYFVMEYSGGTWTNNGFGDRGWLAIALVIFALWKPVNAIWGSILFGGLYILYLYIPGLDRGAQEIFKALPYVVTIVVLVITSLRKRREYQPPQSLGLPYFREER
- the uvrA gene encoding excinuclease ABC subunit UvrA codes for the protein MAKQYIKIRGANEHNLKDISVDIPRNELVVLTGLSGSGKSSLAFDTIYAEGQRRYMESLSSYARQFLGQMEKPDVESIEGLSPAISIDQKSTNRNPRSTVGTVTEIYDYMRLLYARIGIPHCPKCGKEIHKQTIDQMVDQIMSMPERTKIQLLAPVVRGRKGEHVKVLDQARKSGYVRVRIDGSLYELSEEIRLEKNIKHNIEIVVDRLIVKEGIEKRLTDSIETVMALSGGLMMVDVSGGEPVNFSQSFSCPDCAVSIDEVEPRSFSFNNPFGACPECFGLGYKMEFDEDLMIPDKSLSIDQGAIVVMGWQSCADKGSFTRAILEALSEAYDFRLDTPFQDYPKEIHDVLLYGTGGREVKVRYKSQRGEGVYDVAFEGLIENVNRRYKETFSETSKAEYETYMRITPCPVCKGQRLKKESLAVTVGGMNIYEATNMSIVRFKEFMDGLKLTPMQETIGASILKEIRARICFLIDVGLDYLSLSRATGTLSGGEAQRIRLATQIGSGLVGVAYILDEPSIGLHQRDNDKLLKTLTHLRDLGNSVLVVEHDEDTMRAADCIVDIGPGAGEHGGKVIAMGTAEEIMKNPDSITGAYLSGRLKIPVPAERRKPTGWITVKGAAENNLKNINVDIPLGIMTCVTGVSGSGKSSLVNEIVYKSLARKLNRARTIPGRHKCIEGVEQLDKIIDIDQSPIGRTPRSNPATYTGVFDLIRDLFASTPDAKAKGYSKGRFSFNVKGGRCEACGGDGIIKIEMHFLPDVYVPCEVCGGKRYNRETLDVKYKGKNIYDVLNMTVEEALKFFENVPSVTRKIQTLYDVGLGYIRLGQPSTELSGGEAQRIKLATELSKRGTGKTIYILDEPTTGLHFADVHKLIDILHRLSEGGNTVVVIEHNLDVIKTADYIIDIGPEGGDKGGTVIAKGTPEEVARCPVSYTGMYVKKYLN
- a CDS encoding GntR family transcriptional regulator produces the protein MDKEKKRSLSEVAADYVREQILQGKLAQREKLVENDIAVKLGMSRGPVRDALKQLMYEGFLDYETNKGYSVSMLSPKDAYEIFFLRGNLENLALERCGGRLLSDSIFLMEDAVLAMKEAVAEDDMGKIIKYDEIFHKQILLSGQMERLTSLWETLSPLNGAMFYTIKQINEYVSEMQADLDQEDIAAQAGRRGNNYLEHKWLLEILQRGNLEQSRSAINSHYIANGERIYRIGMKMKNQELFYHV
- a CDS encoding DegT/DnrJ/EryC1/StrS aminotransferase; its protein translation is MKQIGGFFTYEPLPETENHYLENLCPPGGSLRFFMSGRCANYYALQDICLTDTRKAAYVPVYTCETVLAPFLKAGYELLFYDVSKDLTPIFDERVLDRISVVNLCGYYGFCSYDREFIRKCSERGIIIVEDTTHSLFSSDGVDPHCDYVVGSMRKWIGVPAGGFAIKRKGSFSLPVLPPDETHLSMRSISMRGKQQLLQSGTPDPQAIQKFNDTFWDAEMMLRRIFDSYGSDRDSEYIIRHYDFEQLKQRRRANYQYLLDHMPEHPQLTVIFPVLKKGTVPSHFTVYAEDRDMVQSYLAGRGIKTTTYWPQGPMVDTEGHGDAAYIYSHVLSFTCDQRYETEDMEYICRQIEDMPEK
- a CDS encoding ABC transporter permease — translated: MYKYVLKRLLMLIPVIIGVTFIVFFILNLSPGDPAAIILGDQASAEALAMKRKELGLDDPLLVRYGHYMINMLHGDLGTSYKNNLSVWSQVMERFPNTAVLAVAGILVAILIGIPTGIISARKQYSLMDNTAMLLSLIGVAMPNFWFGLLMVIMFALTLGWLPSQGMGEGFIPLIKSLVLPAVTLGTGAAAMITRMTRSSMLEVIRQDYIDTARAKGVSDKKITTRHMLKNAMIPIITAVGLQFGTLLGGAMLTETVFSWPGLGRLMVDSIKSKDIPMVLGSVIFLAIMFTVVNLAVDIIYAFVDPRIKSQYKRK